From one Streptomyces sp. R41 genomic stretch:
- a CDS encoding RNA polymerase sigma factor, whose amino-acid sequence MVVPVDPTLTDAELHRRLVYGDETALAEAYAAYGGLVRRVAVRVTRSPAAAEDVAQEVFAQLWSRPYAFDARRGSLRTWLSMLAHRRAVDWVRSEARHRKDARADDSALHAIPDAGPGPDETVVDRERSLLLHTALAELPQPQREVVHLAYFAGRTYRQAAVELGIPEGTAKTRLRSALRKLAESLADPPDPALERGA is encoded by the coding sequence GTGGTGGTGCCGGTGGATCCGACGCTCACGGACGCCGAACTGCATCGGCGGCTGGTGTACGGGGACGAGACCGCGCTGGCCGAGGCGTACGCGGCGTACGGCGGGCTCGTGCGACGGGTCGCCGTCCGGGTCACCCGCAGCCCGGCCGCCGCCGAGGACGTGGCGCAGGAGGTCTTCGCGCAGCTGTGGAGCAGGCCGTACGCCTTCGACGCGCGCCGTGGCTCGCTGCGCACCTGGCTGTCCATGCTCGCCCACCGGCGGGCCGTGGACTGGGTGCGCAGCGAGGCCAGGCATCGCAAGGACGCCCGCGCGGACGACTCGGCGCTGCACGCCATCCCCGACGCCGGACCCGGCCCCGACGAGACGGTCGTCGACCGCGAACGCTCGCTGCTGCTGCACACCGCCCTCGCGGAACTCCCGCAGCCACAAAGGGAAGTCGTCCACCTCGCCTACTTCGCGGGCCGCACCTATCGGCAGGCCGCCGTGGAACTGGGCATCCCGGAAGGCACCGCCAAGACCCGGCTGCGCTCCGCCCTGCGCAAACTCGCCGAATCCCTGGCCGACCCACCGGATCCGGCACTGGAGAGGGGTGCGTGA
- a CDS encoding aminotransferase class V-fold PLP-dependent enzyme yields MDGGFLGPQSGPMETFESLVRAEFAPENTYLNTASTGLVPARTVAAMRDAVESVAAGRPADMFADVEAARASFARLVGVPGRRVAAGASVAVYSGLIAASLPQGAEVLTAEADFSSVVTPFHVRGDLKVRAVPLERMAESVRPGTALVAVSAAQSADGRVADLEGIREAARAHGARTYIDASQAAGWLPLRADAYDYLSSVAFKWLVCPRGVAFLVVPEDLGGLTPVFAGWVAGEAPWDSCYGPVEELAHSARRFDESPSLFSYAGARHSLALIEELGVANVHAHDLALAGRFREGLRALGHEPIPAPGSPIVSVPELGVRQPELSRAGVEVSDRAGNLRAAFHLYNTPADVDRLLDVLSG; encoded by the coding sequence ATGGACGGGGGGTTCCTGGGACCGCAGAGTGGTCCCATGGAGACCTTCGAGAGCCTCGTACGTGCCGAGTTCGCCCCGGAGAACACCTACCTGAACACCGCGAGCACCGGACTCGTACCGGCGCGCACGGTGGCAGCCATGCGCGATGCCGTCGAGTCCGTCGCCGCCGGCCGGCCGGCCGACATGTTCGCGGACGTCGAGGCCGCCCGCGCGTCGTTCGCCCGGCTGGTCGGGGTTCCCGGACGCCGGGTGGCGGCCGGGGCCTCGGTCGCCGTCTACAGCGGGCTGATCGCGGCCTCGCTGCCGCAGGGCGCGGAAGTCCTCACCGCCGAGGCGGACTTCAGTTCCGTCGTGACCCCCTTCCATGTCCGCGGCGACCTCAAGGTCCGTGCCGTACCGCTGGAGCGGATGGCCGAATCAGTGCGCCCGGGCACGGCGCTCGTCGCGGTCAGCGCCGCGCAGTCCGCGGACGGGCGGGTCGCCGACCTGGAGGGGATCCGCGAAGCCGCGCGGGCGCACGGGGCGCGTACGTACATCGACGCGTCCCAGGCCGCCGGATGGCTGCCGCTGCGGGCGGACGCGTACGACTATCTCTCCTCCGTCGCCTTCAAGTGGCTCGTCTGCCCGCGTGGCGTGGCCTTCTTGGTCGTCCCGGAGGACCTCGGCGGGCTCACCCCGGTGTTCGCGGGCTGGGTCGCGGGGGAGGCCCCTTGGGACAGCTGCTACGGCCCCGTCGAGGAACTCGCCCACTCCGCACGGCGGTTCGACGAGAGCCCGAGCCTCTTCTCGTACGCCGGCGCCCGGCACTCCCTCGCCCTGATCGAGGAGCTGGGCGTGGCGAACGTACACGCCCACGACCTCGCCCTCGCCGGCCGCTTCCGCGAGGGTCTGCGCGCCCTGGGACACGAGCCGATCCCCGCTCCCGGCTCACCGATCGTCTCCGTACCCGAACTCGGTGTCCGTCAGCCCGAGTTGAGCCGCGCCGGTGTCGAAGTGTCGGACCGTGCGGGCAACTTGAGGGCCGCCTTCCACCTGTACAACACGCCCGCGGATGTCGACCGGCTGCTGGACGTCCTGTCCGGCTGA
- a CDS encoding DsbA family oxidoreductase, with protein sequence MRVEIWSDIACPWCYVGKARFEKALDAFPHRDEVEVVHRSFELDPGRAKGDIQPVIKMLTKKYGMSEAQAQAGEENLGAQAAAEGLEYRTRDRDHGNTFDMHRLLHLAKEQGRQDELIGLLYKANFAEERTVFDDDERLVELAVAAGLDADAARRVLADPAAYADDVRADEREAAELGANGVPFFVLDRKYGVSGAQPAEVFAQALTQAWGERPPLKLIQDGSAEAEACGPDGCAVPQN encoded by the coding sequence ATGCGCGTCGAGATCTGGAGCGACATCGCCTGCCCCTGGTGCTACGTGGGCAAGGCCCGCTTCGAGAAGGCGCTCGACGCCTTCCCGCACCGCGACGAGGTCGAGGTCGTGCACCGTTCGTTCGAGCTCGACCCGGGCCGCGCGAAGGGCGACATCCAGCCGGTCATCAAGATGCTCACCAAGAAGTACGGCATGAGCGAGGCGCAGGCGCAGGCCGGCGAGGAGAACCTGGGCGCGCAGGCCGCCGCCGAGGGCCTGGAGTACCGCACCCGGGACCGCGACCACGGCAACACCTTCGACATGCACCGCCTGCTGCACCTTGCCAAGGAGCAGGGCAGGCAGGACGAGCTGATCGGCCTGCTCTACAAGGCGAACTTCGCCGAGGAGCGGACCGTCTTCGACGACGACGAGCGGCTCGTGGAGCTGGCCGTCGCCGCCGGGCTCGACGCCGACGCCGCCCGCAGGGTGCTCGCCGACCCGGCCGCGTACGCCGACGACGTGCGCGCCGACGAGCGCGAGGCCGCCGAGCTGGGCGCGAACGGCGTGCCGTTCTTCGTCCTCGACCGCAAGTACGGCGTCTCCGGTGCCCAGCCCGCCGAGGTCTTCGCGCAGGCGCTGACCCAGGCGTGGGGCGAGCGGCCGCCGCTCAAGCTGATCCAGGACGGTTCCGCCGAGGCGGAGGCCTGCGGCCCGGACGGATGCGCGGTACCGCAGAACTGA
- a CDS encoding N-acetyltransferase family protein, with protein sequence MIQDRVKQVGRVIRTALPAEAAAIAALHARARATYYPEGIPQDGTDWLAAWRSVIERPDAHVLCVVDEGRITGIASFRTPEGAPAETVKLFQFHVDPDRWRGGIGTALHAACVEEWQADGKRTAVLDVHVDNRRAQAFYARQGWVPDPENPPAEGDHHLYLRFSVTGE encoded by the coding sequence ATGATCCAAGACCGTGTGAAACAAGTGGGCCGTGTGATCAGGACCGCGCTCCCCGCCGAAGCCGCGGCCATCGCCGCCCTGCATGCCCGGGCCCGGGCGACGTACTACCCGGAAGGGATCCCGCAGGACGGCACCGACTGGCTCGCGGCCTGGCGGAGCGTCATCGAGCGGCCGGACGCGCATGTGCTGTGCGTCGTCGACGAGGGCCGGATCACGGGCATCGCCTCGTTCCGAACCCCCGAGGGCGCCCCGGCAGAAACGGTCAAGCTGTTTCAGTTCCACGTCGACCCCGACCGCTGGCGGGGCGGCATCGGCACCGCGCTGCACGCCGCCTGCGTCGAGGAGTGGCAGGCCGACGGCAAGCGCACCGCCGTCCTGGACGTGCACGTCGACAACCGGCGCGCCCAGGCCTTCTACGCCCGCCAGGGCTGGGTCCCCGACCCGGAGAACCCGCCGGCCGAGGGTGACCACCACCTGTACCTGCGCTTCTCCGTGACCGGGGAATGA
- a CDS encoding GlxA family transcriptional regulator, whose product MLAAQGKPHRIAVIAPSPVSMFNLAIPELLFEKVEVDSGPGYELVVCTPKPGPIATTGGLDLHVGRGLDAVRDADTVLVAGTGQRYTPDPATVAAVREAAAEGKRIASICSGAFVLAEAGLLDGRSATTYWELADELRKRYPALDLKGDVLYVQDGQIMTSSGYAAGIDLCLHIIRTDYGAAAANQVARLALVAPVRPGGQTQFTQTPLPPERGEVCADTRGWAMRNLDKPLTLTDLARHAGVSVRTLTRRFHAESGVSPLQWLLHQRIERAKELLETTTLPMDQVARACGLGTADSLRGHLVRRTGLTPSAYRTQFSRLGTAVASGASSAA is encoded by the coding sequence ATGCTCGCCGCGCAGGGGAAACCCCACCGCATCGCCGTGATCGCCCCGTCCCCCGTCTCGATGTTCAACCTCGCGATCCCCGAGCTCCTCTTCGAGAAGGTCGAGGTGGACAGCGGCCCGGGATACGAACTGGTCGTCTGCACCCCGAAGCCGGGCCCGATCGCCACCACCGGCGGGCTCGACCTGCACGTCGGGCGGGGCCTGGACGCCGTACGCGACGCGGACACCGTGCTCGTCGCCGGCACCGGACAGCGGTACACGCCCGATCCGGCCACCGTGGCCGCCGTCCGCGAGGCCGCCGCCGAGGGCAAGCGGATCGCCTCCATCTGCAGCGGTGCCTTCGTGCTGGCCGAGGCCGGACTGCTCGACGGGCGCAGCGCCACCACGTACTGGGAGCTCGCGGACGAGCTGCGCAAGCGGTACCCGGCGCTCGACCTCAAGGGAGACGTCCTGTACGTGCAGGACGGCCAGATCATGACCTCGTCCGGATACGCCGCCGGGATCGACCTCTGCCTGCACATCATCCGGACCGACTACGGCGCCGCGGCCGCCAACCAGGTGGCGCGGCTCGCCCTCGTCGCCCCCGTACGGCCGGGCGGTCAGACCCAGTTCACCCAGACTCCGCTGCCGCCCGAGCGCGGCGAGGTCTGCGCCGACACCCGCGGCTGGGCCATGCGCAACCTCGACAAGCCGCTCACACTCACCGACCTCGCCCGGCACGCGGGCGTCAGCGTGCGCACGCTCACTCGCCGCTTCCACGCCGAGAGCGGGGTCAGCCCCCTGCAGTGGCTCCTCCACCAGCGCATCGAGCGTGCCAAGGAGCTCCTGGAGACGACCACCCTCCCCATGGACCAGGTCGCCCGCGCCTGTGGTCTCGGCACGGCCGACTCGCTGCGCGGCCATCTGGTCCGCCGCACCGGTCTCACGCCGAGCGCGTACCGCACCCAGTTCAGCCGTCTGGGAACTGCGGTCGCCTCGGGAGCGTCCTCGGCTGCATGA
- a CDS encoding MFS transporter, producing the protein MSTKPATETRTIDRQLPSSAALLNTSPTLTLIAALLGFALITLDASVVNVALPSIGATLGGGMSGLQWVVDAYTLAFAALMLSTGAFSDRAGASRAYGIGITVFTLASVACGLAPSLPVLVGARAVQGVAAAVVLPASLALVRQAYADAAQRARAVALWAAGGSVAVALGPVAGGALTTVWDWRGIFFINVPLGAVALALLVRAPRSERRPAPLDLPGQLTAIVALTAVTFAVIEGGGTGLAALAVAVVAALGFLRVEARQTHPVVPLGLFRSRSVTVAVAAGAACSVAFYGVVFLFSLFFQQVQGRSALYAGLMFLPMTGLIAVTNIAAGKLAGRFGPRLPMLLGQSLAAVGLLILLDVDSSTPPVLVALLLVPMALGCALTIPPLTAAMMDAVPSDRAGLAAGVLNSARQVAGGLAIAVFGSLVSGDFESGLRVSLALSAVLLVVTAGATWGLRAAR; encoded by the coding sequence ATGTCAACGAAACCGGCTACCGAGACCCGTACCATCGACCGCCAACTTCCGTCGTCCGCGGCCCTGTTGAACACATCGCCCACCCTCACCCTCATCGCCGCCCTGCTCGGCTTCGCGCTGATCACGCTCGACGCGTCCGTGGTGAACGTGGCGCTCCCGTCGATCGGGGCGACGCTCGGGGGCGGAATGTCGGGGCTCCAGTGGGTGGTGGACGCCTACACGCTGGCGTTCGCGGCGCTGATGCTGTCCACCGGGGCCTTCTCGGACCGGGCCGGGGCGAGCCGGGCGTACGGGATCGGGATCACGGTGTTCACGCTGGCGTCGGTGGCGTGCGGCCTTGCGCCGAGTCTGCCGGTGCTGGTCGGCGCGCGTGCCGTGCAGGGCGTCGCGGCGGCCGTGGTGCTGCCGGCCTCGCTCGCGCTGGTGCGGCAGGCATACGCGGATGCCGCACAGCGGGCGCGGGCGGTGGCCCTGTGGGCCGCGGGCGGTTCGGTCGCGGTGGCGCTGGGCCCTGTCGCGGGCGGTGCGCTGACCACGGTGTGGGACTGGCGGGGGATCTTCTTCATCAACGTGCCGCTGGGCGCGGTGGCGCTCGCGCTGCTGGTACGGGCGCCACGCTCCGAGCGCCGTCCCGCGCCGCTGGACCTGCCCGGCCAGCTGACGGCGATCGTGGCGCTCACCGCTGTGACGTTCGCGGTCATCGAGGGCGGCGGGACGGGGCTTGCCGCACTGGCGGTGGCGGTCGTCGCGGCGCTGGGCTTCCTGCGGGTCGAGGCGCGGCAGACGCATCCCGTGGTGCCGCTCGGCCTGTTCCGCAGCCGGAGCGTGACCGTGGCGGTGGCCGCGGGCGCCGCCTGCAGCGTGGCGTTCTACGGAGTGGTGTTCCTGTTCTCCCTCTTCTTCCAGCAGGTCCAAGGCCGCTCCGCGCTGTACGCGGGTCTGATGTTCCTGCCGATGACCGGGCTGATCGCGGTCACGAACATCGCGGCAGGCAAGTTGGCGGGGCGCTTCGGGCCCCGCTTGCCGATGCTGCTCGGCCAGTCCCTGGCCGCGGTGGGGCTGCTGATCCTGCTCGACGTCGACTCGTCGACCCCGCCCGTTCTGGTGGCCCTGCTCCTGGTCCCCATGGCCCTGGGGTGTGCCCTGACGATTCCTCCGCTCACGGCCGCGATGATGGACGCGGTGCCCTCGGACCGGGCGGGGCTGGCGGCGGGTGTCCTCAACTCGGCCCGGCAGGTGGCGGGCGGGCTGGCCATCGCGGTCTTCGGTTCCCTGGTATCGGGTGACTTCGAGTCGGGGCTACGGGTGAGTCTCGCGCTGAGTGCGGTGCTTCTGGTGGTGACGGCGGGGGCGACGTGGGGGTTGCGGGCGGCTCGCTAG
- a CDS encoding DUF1349 domain-containing protein: MDVELPELPFPLRTYGPDGHWSYEDGVLTGWAGPRQDRFVPPTGEGLDPASDAPRLLGAPEGDFQLIARVTVGFAASFDAGVLYVHVGERAWAKLCLEYSPDVPTVCTVVTRGHSDDANSFTVDGSSVWLRVSRTGRAFAFHASRDGERWTFVRLFTLGDEKETGAALVGFMAQSPMGEGCVVTYDDIEYRPNWPRDLRDGS; the protein is encoded by the coding sequence ATGGACGTCGAACTCCCCGAACTCCCCTTCCCCCTCCGTACCTACGGCCCCGACGGCCATTGGTCGTATGAGGACGGAGTGCTCACCGGCTGGGCCGGCCCCCGCCAGGACCGCTTCGTGCCGCCCACCGGTGAGGGCCTGGACCCCGCCTCCGACGCGCCCCGGCTGCTCGGCGCGCCCGAGGGGGACTTCCAGCTGATCGCCCGGGTCACGGTGGGCTTCGCGGCCTCCTTCGACGCGGGGGTCCTCTACGTCCATGTGGGGGAGCGGGCCTGGGCGAAGCTGTGCCTTGAGTACTCCCCGGACGTGCCCACCGTCTGCACGGTGGTCACCCGGGGGCACTCCGACGACGCCAACTCCTTCACCGTGGACGGCAGTTCCGTCTGGCTCCGGGTGAGCCGCACGGGTCGCGCCTTCGCCTTCCACGCCTCGCGCGACGGCGAGCGCTGGACCTTCGTGCGCCTCTTCACGCTGGGCGACGAGAAGGAGACCGGGGCGGCTCTCGTCGGTTTCATGGCCCAGTCGCCCATGGGCGAGGGCTGCGTGGTGACCTACGACGACATCGAGTACCGCCCGAACTGGCCACGGGACTTGAGAGACGGCAGTTGA